The proteins below are encoded in one region of Flavobacterium sp. IMCC34852:
- a CDS encoding uroporphyrinogen-III synthase, whose translation MKVKTILVSQPEPKVENSPYFDLQQKHKVKVDFRSFIHVEGVSAKDVRAQKIDLNNYTAIILTSRNSVDHFFRVAEEMRYKVPEDLKYFCQSEAIAFYLQKYVVYRKRKIYVGQKDFVDLSPLIKKYKEEKFLLPASDQLNYDVPQTLNNLKVDWTQATFYKTVMSDLSDLADVYYDVLAFFSPTGIKSLFKNFPDFKQNNTRIAVFGSTTQKEALEHGLRIDILAPTPETPSMTMALEKYIADANKGK comes from the coding sequence TTGAAAGTGAAAACAATTCTGGTATCGCAACCGGAACCCAAGGTAGAGAATTCACCTTATTTTGATTTGCAACAAAAACACAAAGTAAAAGTTGATTTCCGCTCGTTTATACATGTAGAAGGTGTTAGTGCGAAAGACGTTAGAGCTCAGAAAATTGACCTCAACAACTATACGGCCATAATCTTGACCAGCAGAAATTCGGTAGATCATTTCTTTAGAGTGGCGGAAGAAATGCGTTATAAAGTACCCGAAGATTTAAAATATTTTTGTCAATCCGAAGCGATTGCTTTTTACTTACAGAAATATGTAGTGTACAGAAAACGCAAGATTTATGTGGGTCAAAAAGACTTTGTTGATTTATCTCCATTGATCAAAAAATACAAAGAAGAGAAATTCTTGTTGCCGGCTTCTGACCAATTGAATTATGACGTGCCGCAAACGCTAAACAATTTAAAAGTAGATTGGACTCAAGCTACTTTTTACAAAACCGTGATGAGCGACTTGTCTGATCTAGCCGATGTATATTATGATGTTTTGGCTTTCTTTAGTCCAACCGGAATCAAATCCCTATTCAAAAACTTCCCCGACTTTAAGCAAAACAACACCCGTATTGCAGTTTTTGGAAGTACAACTCAGAAAGAAGCTTTAGAACATGGTTTGCGAATTGACATCCTAGCACCAACTCCGGAGACACCTTCGATGACTATGGCTTTGGAAAAATATATCGCTGACGCCAATAAAGGAAAATAG
- a CDS encoding dihydroorotase — MNTVLIKNAKIVNEGKIVEGDVLIENEFIVEIAESISPKAVNCKIIDAEGQYLIPGAIDDQVHFREPGLTHKGNIASESRAAVAGGITSFIEQPNTVPNAVTQELLEDKYQIASKTSYANYSFMMGGTNDNLEEVLKTNPKNVAGIKLFLGSSTGNMLVDNEETLEKIFSSTKMLIAVHCEDEATIKTNLERYKLQFGEDIPVECHHLIRSEEACYLSSSKAIALAKKTGARLHVFHLSTAKEMDLFTNKIPLEEKQITAEVCIHHLWFSNEDYKTKGNFIKWNPAVKTATDRDALWKALLDDRIDVIATDHAPHTLEEKSQSYTKAPSGGPLVQHAVVAMFEAHHQGKISIEKIVEKMCHNPAKIFKIEKRGFIKEGYYADLVLVNTALPWNVKKENILAQCGWSPFEGYTFKSRITHTFVNGELVYKNFKVTENPVGKRLLFDR, encoded by the coding sequence ATGAATACCGTTTTAATTAAGAATGCCAAAATTGTAAATGAAGGAAAGATTGTAGAAGGCGATGTTTTGATTGAAAACGAATTTATAGTCGAAATAGCCGAAAGTATCAGTCCAAAGGCGGTGAATTGTAAAATCATCGACGCTGAAGGGCAATATTTAATCCCGGGAGCCATTGACGACCAAGTGCATTTTCGCGAACCGGGATTAACCCATAAGGGTAATATTGCTTCAGAAAGTCGGGCCGCCGTTGCCGGAGGAATCACTTCATTTATTGAGCAACCCAACACGGTTCCGAATGCCGTTACTCAAGAACTTCTGGAAGATAAATACCAAATTGCTTCTAAAACATCCTATGCGAATTATTCGTTTATGATGGGCGGTACCAATGATAATTTGGAAGAAGTATTGAAAACCAACCCGAAAAATGTAGCCGGAATCAAGTTGTTTCTAGGTTCATCAACGGGAAATATGTTGGTGGATAATGAGGAAACTTTAGAAAAAATATTTTCATCGACCAAAATGCTGATTGCGGTTCACTGTGAAGATGAAGCAACCATTAAAACCAATTTGGAACGGTATAAATTGCAGTTTGGGGAAGATATTCCGGTGGAATGTCATCACTTAATTCGCAGTGAAGAAGCTTGTTATTTGTCTTCCTCAAAAGCGATTGCCTTGGCTAAGAAAACCGGAGCGAGATTGCATGTTTTTCATTTGTCAACGGCAAAAGAAATGGATTTGTTTACCAATAAAATCCCGTTGGAAGAAAAACAAATTACAGCCGAAGTTTGCATACATCACTTATGGTTTTCAAATGAAGATTACAAAACCAAAGGCAATTTCATCAAATGGAATCCGGCGGTAAAAACGGCTACCGACAGAGACGCGTTGTGGAAAGCTTTACTGGATGACAGAATCGATGTGATTGCTACCGATCATGCGCCGCATACTTTAGAAGAAAAAAGCCAAAGCTATACCAAAGCGCCATCGGGAGGGCCATTGGTACAACATGCAGTAGTTGCCATGTTTGAAGCGCATCACCAAGGCAAGATTTCGATTGAAAAAATCGTAGAGAAAATGTGTCACAATCCGGCGAAGATATTTAAAATAGAGAAACGCGGTTTTATCAAAGAAGGCTATTATGCCGATTTGGTTTTAGTCAATACCGCTTTGCCTTGGAATGTGAAGAAAGAAAATATTTTGGCCCAATGTGGTTGGTCGCCCTTTGAAGGTTATACTTTTAAATCGAGAATTACCCATACTTTTGTGAACGGGGAATTGGTTTACAAGAACTTTAAAGTAACTGAAAATCCGGTCGGAAAACGATTGTTGTTTGACAGATAA
- the pckA gene encoding phosphoenolpyruvate carboxykinase (ATP) — protein MENYAQITKSISLEQYGIKNVNEIIHNPSFEKLYNDELNPNLEGYEKGQLTELGAVNVMTGVFTGRSPKDKYIVKDNITENTIWWTSEKAVNDNKPITQNTWEALKETTVDQLSGKKLYVVDAFCGANENTRLKVRFIMEVAWQAHFVTNMFIRPTEEELANFGEPDFIVMNGSKTSFKDYAAHGLNSEVYVAFNLTEKMQLIGGTWYGGEMKKGMFAMMNYYLPLQGIASMHCSANKGKDGDVAVFFGLSGTGKTTLSTDPKRELIGDDEHGWDNEGVFNFEGGCYAKTIDLSKENEPDIYGAIKRDALLENVTVDADGIIDFKDGSVTQNTRVSYPIYHIHNIVKPVSKAGHATKVIFLTADAFGVMPPVSKLTPEQTQYYFLSGFTAKLAGTERGVTQPEPTFSACFGKAFLTLHPTKYGEELVKKMEENNATAYMVNTGWNGTGKRISIKDTRAIIDAILDGSIEKAETKTIPVFNLTVPTALHDVNPAILDPRDTYTDTADWNEKATDLASRFIKNFAQYTDNEQGQSLVKAGPQV, from the coding sequence ATGGAGAACTACGCTCAAATTACGAAATCGATTTCGTTAGAACAATACGGAATCAAAAACGTTAACGAAATCATCCACAATCCTTCCTTCGAAAAATTATACAATGACGAGTTGAATCCGAACTTAGAAGGTTACGAAAAAGGGCAACTTACAGAACTTGGAGCGGTAAATGTAATGACCGGAGTTTTTACCGGAAGATCACCAAAAGACAAATACATCGTTAAAGACAATATCACCGAAAATACGATTTGGTGGACTTCAGAAAAAGCAGTAAACGACAACAAACCGATTACGCAAAATACTTGGGAAGCTTTAAAAGAAACTACAGTTGACCAACTTTCAGGAAAAAAATTATATGTGGTAGATGCTTTTTGCGGTGCCAATGAAAATACCAGATTAAAAGTACGCTTCATCATGGAAGTGGCTTGGCAAGCGCATTTTGTAACCAATATGTTTATCCGTCCGACGGAAGAAGAATTGGCAAATTTTGGTGAACCGGATTTTATTGTAATGAATGGTTCTAAGACTTCGTTTAAAGATTACGCTGCTCACGGTTTGAATTCTGAGGTTTACGTAGCGTTCAATTTAACCGAAAAAATGCAGTTGATTGGCGGTACTTGGTACGGTGGCGAGATGAAAAAAGGGATGTTCGCTATGATGAACTACTATTTGCCATTACAAGGAATTGCGTCAATGCACTGTTCGGCCAACAAAGGAAAAGACGGTGATGTTGCAGTTTTCTTCGGATTGTCGGGAACAGGAAAAACCACTTTGTCTACCGACCCAAAACGCGAATTAATCGGTGACGATGAACACGGTTGGGATAATGAAGGCGTTTTCAATTTTGAAGGCGGATGTTATGCCAAAACCATTGACTTAAGCAAAGAAAATGAACCTGATATTTACGGCGCTATCAAAAGAGATGCGTTGTTAGAAAACGTAACCGTTGATGCTGATGGAATTATCGATTTCAAAGATGGTTCGGTGACGCAAAACACCCGTGTTTCTTATCCGATTTATCATATTCACAATATTGTAAAACCGGTTTCTAAAGCCGGTCATGCGACTAAAGTAATCTTCTTAACCGCAGATGCTTTCGGTGTAATGCCACCGGTTTCTAAATTAACACCGGAGCAAACACAGTACTATTTTCTTTCAGGATTTACCGCTAAATTAGCCGGAACTGAAAGAGGAGTTACACAACCTGAGCCAACCTTCTCAGCGTGTTTTGGTAAAGCTTTTTTAACTTTGCATCCTACGAAATACGGAGAAGAATTAGTTAAGAAAATGGAAGAAAATAATGCGACGGCTTACATGGTAAATACCGGTTGGAACGGAACCGGAAAACGCATTTCTATAAAAGATACTCGTGCGATTATTGATGCTATTTTAGATGGTTCGATTGAAAAAGCGGAAACTAAAACGATTCCGGTATTCAATTTGACTGTGCCAACAGCTTTACACGATGTGAATCCGGCGATTTTAGATCCGAGAGATACTTATACAGATACCGCAGATTGGAACGAAAAAGCAACCGATTTAGCGTCAAGATTCATTAAAAATTTCGCTCAATATACCGATAATGAGCAAGGGCAAAGCTTGGTAAAAGCCGGGCCACAGGTATAA
- a CDS encoding O-antigen ligase family protein produces MGDNQIEKLYFGFLLLLPIVFSTSIIDPVLIPRQILLTFFLLAIIMVLIWQKKAILFPFKTPLFLAITVFLTLNFIALFTSNIAGESHAVLSKLAVLFTFFLLTTLLLYNNLIRLNQLIVAVIVFGVISLFFSFFDIINKAQQGQHLLRKIEVIKGTSANKNLLSSILFLCLPFYFTGLQQGKTMRFLSIGAILSTLFVLITVRTRVVLLACFIFFTLLICYKIKEHFTIKKRYFLISGISVLLLLFGSYKFYLENKIANLKSSSTDITQQYLYRLSDSKTLESRILFWENSMQMAKENPLLGVGLGNWQILFPKYGLNRFDDYATANGESTLQRPHNDFIWILCETGILGLLAYLMIFGAIFYQLYSLIKSTTDSKEKWKFFFILSTLIGYLVIAFFDFPYERIEHQVIVMLLLAIVASAYCKSVAYTTKNYKSWLWLLLVPIGYSFLVSFYRFNGEQHAVKMYAARANKNWSETIYETQKANHYFYPLDNTSMPLTWYEGIAHFNENRIVESQICFEKAYQLTPYNIQVITNLASTYQANGKIEEAVALYNDALKISKEFDEAKLNLAALYYNKKEFDKAYALINEIKVTSKNPKYKLYLVPILNHKINAYLKTATDKVVIENLVKNVTTKEALLQLFFDAKKKNMAFETYLAQAKFK; encoded by the coding sequence ATGGGCGATAATCAAATTGAGAAATTATACTTCGGGTTTTTATTGTTATTGCCTATAGTCTTTTCTACATCCATTATTGATCCTGTTTTGATTCCGAGACAAATTTTGCTAACCTTTTTTCTTTTGGCAATAATTATGGTCTTGATTTGGCAAAAGAAAGCAATATTGTTTCCTTTCAAAACGCCACTTTTCTTGGCGATTACCGTTTTTTTGACGCTTAATTTTATAGCGCTCTTTACTTCCAATATAGCCGGCGAAAGCCATGCTGTTTTGTCAAAATTAGCGGTGTTGTTTACCTTCTTTTTACTCACCACGCTTTTGCTTTATAACAACCTGATCAGACTAAACCAACTCATCGTAGCAGTCATTGTTTTCGGTGTAATTTCATTGTTTTTCTCCTTTTTTGACATTATCAATAAGGCGCAACAAGGGCAACATTTACTCCGAAAAATTGAGGTTATCAAAGGAACTTCAGCTAATAAGAATTTGCTTTCTTCTATACTGTTCCTCTGTCTGCCTTTTTATTTTACAGGATTACAACAAGGTAAAACAATGCGTTTCTTGTCAATTGGCGCGATACTTTCAACTCTGTTTGTTTTGATAACCGTAAGAACCAGAGTTGTTTTGTTGGCTTGTTTTATTTTCTTCACCCTGCTGATTTGTTACAAAATCAAAGAGCACTTCACGATTAAAAAGCGTTATTTTTTGATTTCCGGTATAAGTGTATTGCTGCTTTTATTCGGGTCTTATAAATTCTACTTAGAAAACAAAATTGCCAATCTGAAATCCTCATCCACCGATATAACCCAACAATATCTTTACCGCTTATCGGATTCAAAAACACTCGAGAGCCGAATCTTATTTTGGGAAAACTCCATGCAAATGGCAAAAGAAAATCCCTTATTAGGCGTCGGCTTAGGCAATTGGCAAATTCTTTTTCCGAAATATGGCTTGAATCGCTTTGATGATTACGCCACAGCAAACGGTGAAAGCACTCTACAAAGACCTCATAATGATTTTATTTGGATACTTTGCGAAACGGGAATTTTGGGATTACTGGCTTACTTAATGATTTTTGGGGCGATTTTTTACCAATTGTATTCGCTCATCAAAAGCACAACCGACTCCAAAGAAAAATGGAAATTCTTCTTTATTCTCAGTACTTTGATTGGCTATTTAGTGATTGCTTTTTTCGATTTTCCTTACGAAAGAATCGAACACCAAGTCATAGTTATGCTGCTTTTGGCCATTGTTGCTTCGGCTTATTGCAAATCTGTTGCTTATACGACAAAGAATTACAAATCATGGCTTTGGTTGTTGTTGGTTCCTATTGGCTATTCTTTTTTAGTCTCATTTTACCGATTCAACGGCGAACAACACGCAGTAAAAATGTATGCTGCCAGAGCCAACAAAAACTGGAGTGAAACCATTTATGAAACCCAAAAGGCCAACCATTATTTTTATCCTCTTGACAACACTTCTATGCCTTTAACATGGTATGAAGGTATTGCGCATTTTAATGAAAACCGCATTGTGGAAAGTCAAATTTGCTTTGAAAAAGCTTACCAATTAACGCCATACAATATTCAAGTAATAACCAATTTAGCCAGTACTTATCAAGCCAATGGGAAAATAGAGGAAGCCGTTGCCTTGTATAATGATGCCTTGAAAATTTCTAAGGAGTTTGATGAGGCCAAACTCAATTTAGCAGCGCTATACTACAATAAAAAAGAATTTGACAAAGCTTATGCTTTGATTAATGAGATTAAAGTCACTTCTAAAAACCCAAAGTATAAACTCTACTTGGTACCTATTCTAAACCACAAAATCAATGCTTACTTGAAAACAGCGACTGATAAAGTTGTGATTGAAAATTTGGTCAAAAATGTAACCACAAAAGAAGCTTTATTGCAACTGTTTTTTGACGCCAAAAAGAAAAATATGGCTTTTGAAACTTATTTGGCGCAGGCAAAATTTAAATAA
- a CDS encoding DUF3108 domain-containing protein, producing the protein MKKLLYILTVIFIFSSAYSQTIKSGEKLVFAGSYNMSGLMTQLAQVTMSTETVSTSKNSYLHLNCELSTYSKWDSFFKIRDIYESYVNPVNLKPSLYKRSIDEGGYTKKEKYTFKGNTVNSTVKRKNKPETQKTFTIGGSTQDVVSLLYKVRTMDFSKFKVGQTQSLMIVFDEKQIPVTLKYMGKETINCGNLGKKECYKLSIGAKTDALRGKDKNLIWLTADSKKVPALLKFSIPVGTGQLALTSATGI; encoded by the coding sequence ATGAAGAAATTACTTTATATACTGACCGTCATTTTTATCTTTAGTTCAGCTTACAGTCAAACCATCAAATCGGGTGAAAAACTAGTTTTCGCCGGCTCTTACAATATGAGTGGATTAATGACGCAATTGGCGCAAGTCACCATGAGTACCGAAACTGTTTCAACGTCCAAAAACTCCTATCTGCATTTGAATTGTGAATTATCCACTTACAGCAAATGGGATTCTTTTTTCAAAATCAGAGATATTTATGAGTCTTATGTCAACCCGGTGAATTTGAAACCGAGTTTGTACAAAAGAAGCATAGACGAAGGCGGTTATACCAAAAAAGAAAAATACACTTTTAAAGGCAATACTGTAAACAGTACAGTCAAAAGAAAAAACAAACCCGAAACCCAAAAAACCTTTACCATAGGTGGTTCTACACAAGATGTAGTTTCGCTTTTGTACAAAGTCCGAACCATGGATTTCAGCAAATTTAAAGTCGGGCAAACACAATCGTTAATGATTGTCTTCGATGAAAAACAAATCCCGGTTACTTTAAAATACATGGGGAAAGAAACCATTAACTGTGGTAATTTAGGCAAAAAGGAATGCTACAAACTTTCGATTGGTGCTAAAACCGATGCTTTACGGGGAAAAGACAAAAACTTAATTTGGCTGACAGCCGATTCAAAAAAAGTACCGGCTTTGCTTAAATTCAGCATTCCTGTCGGCACCGGGCAATTGGCTTTAACCTCAGCAACGGGAATTTAA
- a CDS encoding polyprenol monophosphomannose synthase yields the protein MSDGIVIIPTYNEIENIESIIRAVFALPKTFHILIVDDNSPDKTADKVTELQKEFPNQLFLALRKKKAGLGTAYVHGFKWALQNDYKYIFEMDADFSHNPNDLEKLYDACHNHGADLAIGSRYVTGVNVVNWPLSRVLLSYFASVYVRMITGMKIMDATAGFICYRREVLEKVNLDAIKFIGYAFQIEMKYRAFAKNFNIQEVPVIFTDRTKGQSKMSGAIIKEAIFGVISLRFRKFLNRL from the coding sequence ATGAGCGACGGCATTGTAATTATTCCTACCTATAACGAAATTGAAAACATCGAAAGTATTATTCGTGCGGTTTTTGCCTTGCCGAAGACTTTTCACATTTTAATTGTGGATGATAATTCACCCGATAAAACGGCCGACAAAGTAACCGAATTGCAAAAGGAGTTTCCCAATCAATTGTTTTTGGCCTTAAGAAAGAAAAAAGCCGGATTAGGAACAGCTTATGTACACGGATTTAAATGGGCATTGCAAAATGACTATAAGTATATTTTTGAAATGGACGCCGATTTCTCGCATAACCCAAATGACTTGGAAAAATTATACGATGCCTGTCATAATCACGGAGCCGATTTGGCTATTGGTTCGCGATATGTTACCGGAGTTAATGTAGTGAATTGGCCGTTGAGTCGTGTATTGTTGTCTTATTTTGCTTCGGTTTATGTTAGAATGATTACCGGAATGAAAATCATGGATGCGACCGCCGGATTTATTTGTTACCGACGCGAAGTGTTAGAAAAAGTAAATTTAGATGCCATAAAATTCATTGGTTACGCTTTCCAAATAGAAATGAAATATCGGGCTTTTGCCAAAAATTTCAACATCCAGGAAGTACCGGTTATTTTTACCGACAGAACTAAAGGACAATCTAAAATGAGTGGTGCCATTATCAAAGAAGCCATCTTTGGCGTAATTTCGCTGAGATTCAGAAAGTTTTTAAACCGATTATAA
- a CDS encoding DUF423 domain-containing protein: MERKITVTAVLLGMTAIILGAFGAHALKKHLTVEELVTFETGVKYQMYHALFLLFLGLTTLVTEKSKKTIFQLVLFGVIFFSGSIYLLATKTITGIDFKPLGIVTPIGGTLLILGWAVLLWQILKDKR; the protein is encoded by the coding sequence ATGGAAAGAAAAATAACGGTTACTGCGGTCTTGTTGGGAATGACGGCCATCATTTTAGGTGCTTTTGGGGCTCACGCTTTGAAAAAACATTTGACAGTTGAAGAACTCGTAACTTTTGAAACCGGTGTCAAATACCAAATGTATCATGCGCTGTTTTTGTTGTTTTTGGGACTCACTACTTTGGTCACGGAAAAAAGTAAAAAAACCATCTTTCAATTGGTTCTTTTTGGCGTAATTTTCTTCTCAGGTTCCATTTACTTATTGGCTACCAAAACCATAACCGGAATTGATTTTAAACCTTTGGGAATTGTAACGCCTATCGGCGGAACCTTGTTAATATTGGGCTGGGCGGTTTTGTTGTGGCAGATTTTAAAAGATAAAAGATAA
- a CDS encoding saccharopine dehydrogenase family protein, with the protein MRNILIIGAGRSASSLIKYLLRKSPQENLNVTIADLSIELARRKTYNHPNATPIALDINNVEQRQAEIQKADIVVSMLPAHMHIEVAKDCITFKKNMVTASYISEEMQSLDEAVKANGLIFMNEVGLDPGIDHMSAMKVIDEIKAKGGNMILFESFCGGLIAPESDDNLWNYKFTWAPRNVVLAGQGGAAKFIQEGKYKYIPYHKLFRRTEFFHVEGYGKFEGYANRDSLKYRSIYGLDDILTLYRGTIRRVGFSKAWNMFVQLGMTDDSYVMENSESMSYRDFINSFLPFHASDSVELKTRMALGIEQDDIMWDKLMELDIFNANKIVGLKNATPAQILERILNDKWTLQPEDKDMIVMYHKFGYELNGERKQIDSKMVCIGDDQIYTAMAKTVGLPVAMATIQILNGNIKTPGVQLPIKKEVYDPILKELALHGIVFHETEMPYVGYNPDKLLGN; encoded by the coding sequence ATGAGAAATATACTAATCATAGGCGCCGGACGCTCGGCCTCATCACTTATAAAGTACCTTTTAAGAAAATCTCCTCAAGAAAACTTAAATGTGACCATAGCCGATTTATCTATAGAATTGGCCCGAAGAAAAACCTATAATCACCCAAATGCAACGCCTATTGCTTTAGACATCAACAATGTTGAACAACGCCAAGCCGAAATCCAAAAAGCCGATATTGTAGTCTCCATGTTGCCGGCTCATATGCATATTGAAGTGGCTAAAGACTGTATAACCTTCAAAAAAAATATGGTAACCGCTTCCTATATTTCAGAGGAAATGCAAAGCTTAGACGAAGCGGTAAAAGCCAACGGACTAATTTTCATGAACGAAGTCGGACTCGACCCCGGAATAGACCACATGAGTGCGATGAAGGTGATTGATGAAATCAAAGCCAAAGGAGGCAACATGATTTTATTCGAATCGTTTTGCGGTGGTTTGATTGCCCCCGAATCCGATGACAATCTTTGGAATTACAAATTCACTTGGGCACCAAGAAACGTAGTGTTGGCGGGTCAAGGCGGCGCAGCTAAATTTATCCAAGAAGGCAAATACAAATACATACCATACCACAAATTATTCCGTAGAACCGAATTCTTCCACGTAGAAGGTTACGGCAAATTTGAAGGCTATGCCAACCGAGATTCTCTGAAATACCGAAGCATTTACGGGTTAGACGATATCTTAACTTTGTACCGAGGTACGATTCGAAGAGTTGGGTTTTCCAAAGCTTGGAACATGTTTGTGCAACTGGGCATGACCGATGATTCTTATGTGATGGAAAATTCCGAAAGCATGAGTTACCGTGATTTTATCAACTCGTTTTTGCCATTTCACGCTTCAGATTCAGTAGAGTTAAAAACCCGAATGGCATTAGGCATCGAGCAAGACGACATCATGTGGGACAAATTAATGGAACTCGATATTTTCAACGCCAATAAAATTGTCGGGCTCAAAAATGCCACACCGGCCCAAATTTTAGAGCGCATCCTAAACGACAAATGGACGCTGCAACCTGAAGACAAGGACATGATTGTCATGTACCACAAATTCGGCTATGAACTCAACGGTGAACGCAAACAAATCGATTCCAAAATGGTTTGCATCGGCGATGATCAAATTTACACCGCGATGGCCAAAACCGTAGGTTTACCGGTAGCCATGGCGACCATCCAAATCCTAAACGGCAACATCAAAACGCCCGG
- a CDS encoding DUF4296 domain-containing protein, whose amino-acid sequence MKKSILFCLLFSLISCKSTVEKPEKLIEKDKMVDILYDLSLLEAIKSQNINGGISNESANDYLYKKYKIDSIQLVQNNKYYAADVEEYKKMFEEVKSRLAKQTQEPGANPAPTNGPPNADTPQIQ is encoded by the coding sequence ATGAAAAAGAGTATATTGTTTTGTTTATTGTTTTCGCTAATCAGTTGTAAAAGCACCGTGGAGAAGCCTGAAAAACTAATTGAGAAAGACAAGATGGTCGATATTTTGTATGATCTCTCTTTGTTGGAAGCCATCAAATCTCAAAATATTAATGGTGGTATCAGCAATGAAAGTGCCAATGACTATCTCTATAAGAAATATAAAATCGACAGTATTCAATTGGTTCAAAACAACAAATATTATGCAGCCGATGTGGAAGAGTACAAAAAAATGTTTGAAGAAGTAAAAAGCAGGTTAGCAAAACAAACCCAAGAACCGGGAGCTAATCCGGCACCGACTAACGGACCGCCAAATGCAGACACTCCCCAAATTCAATAA
- a CDS encoding DUF4271 domain-containing protein yields MIETVLSPRVLEAKDWATFLFVFSFALIAITRTAFETRFNDFLKILVSDKYIKMYKDTSHLMSGFTILLFIVQVISFSFFIQLVLSHFGYVSKTDWVLFIRIFTFFGVFVLSKFLIEKIIATVFNIEEFTEQLNLQKVSYRTFIGLLLLPVNIYLFYNDTSSNVLVFCIIGVILIINLYSYLVSLKIYQNLIIGKLFYFILYLCALEIAPYYFIYYLITKNLAH; encoded by the coding sequence ATGATTGAAACCGTTTTATCGCCGAGAGTTTTAGAAGCTAAAGATTGGGCTACCTTTCTTTTTGTTTTTTCATTTGCTTTGATTGCCATTACGCGAACCGCTTTTGAAACCAGGTTCAATGATTTTCTGAAGATTTTAGTTTCGGACAAGTACATCAAAATGTACAAAGACACTTCTCACTTGATGAGTGGATTTACTATTCTTTTGTTTATTGTTCAAGTAATTTCCTTTTCGTTTTTTATTCAGCTGGTGTTGAGTCATTTTGGCTATGTTTCTAAAACAGATTGGGTTCTTTTTATTCGAATTTTTACTTTCTTCGGCGTGTTTGTTCTTTCTAAATTTTTGATTGAAAAGATAATTGCTACGGTATTTAACATCGAAGAATTTACCGAACAGCTCAATTTACAGAAAGTAAGCTACCGAACCTTTATCGGATTGCTACTGTTACCGGTAAACATCTACCTGTTTTATAACGATACTTCATCAAATGTTTTAGTTTTTTGCATTATTGGTGTCATTTTAATAATAAACTTGTATTCTTATTTGGTTTCTTTGAAGATTTATCAAAACTTAATTATCGGGAAGTTGTTTTATTTTATTTTGTATCTTTGCGCACTTGAAATAGCACCGTACTATTTTATATATTATTTGATTACAAAAAATTTAGCGCATTAA